A single window of Rhodopirellula islandica DNA harbors:
- a CDS encoding RNA polymerase sigma factor, translating to MQEEDAKSLFIDWLERHKASVVQVARAYTLGSEESQDLAQEILLQAWHSLPRFQGQASPATWFYRVALHTAMNWRRNDQRRRTHQQPLLEVQALPSESADSSQQVEQRETVEQLYKAIHQLPKSDVALVLLYLDELTYREMAGVLGISESNVGVRLGRAKKALAELLNVEVAEAQHHES from the coding sequence GTGCAAGAAGAGGATGCCAAATCGCTATTCATTGATTGGCTGGAGAGGCACAAAGCTTCGGTCGTTCAGGTAGCGCGTGCTTACACGCTTGGCAGCGAGGAAAGCCAGGATCTCGCTCAAGAGATCTTGCTTCAAGCGTGGCATTCTTTGCCTCGTTTTCAGGGGCAAGCCAGTCCGGCAACATGGTTCTATCGCGTTGCACTGCATACCGCGATGAATTGGCGACGCAATGATCAACGCCGGCGGACGCATCAGCAACCACTGCTCGAAGTGCAAGCACTGCCATCTGAGTCAGCGGATTCCAGTCAGCAAGTCGAACAGCGAGAAACCGTGGAGCAACTTTACAAGGCCATTCATCAACTGCCGAAGTCCGACGTCGCTCTGGTGCTGCTGTACTTGGACGAACTGACCTACCGCGAAATGGCCGGCGTGCTGGGGATATCTGAGAGCAATGTCGGAGTGCGACTCGGTCGTGCAAAAAAAGCACTCGCCGAATTGCTGAACGTCGAAGTCGCGGAGGCCCAGCACCATGAATCTTGA